ACGGGCCCGCCGTGCCCGGGGAAGTGCACCGTATCTGTCTCGGGATCAGGCGGGCCGCAACGCTGCTGGACTGGCATCCGCGGGTGCCGCTGGAGGAAGGTCTTCGGCGGACCGTCGAATGGATGCAGGTGGAGAGAGGTGTGCGGAAATGATCGACAAGGAGCTGCTCGAGATCCTCGCCTGCCCAGCGTGCAAGGCGCCCGTCACGCAGCAAGGCGATCGGATCGTGTGCACCAAGTGCGGACGGCGGTATCCGATCAAGAACGATATCCCGGCGATGCTCGTCGACGAGGCGGAGCAGCCGGAGGGCTAGCGGCAGACGGATGATCAGAGGGCTCGGCATCGACATCATCGAGGTGGATCGGATCCGGCGGGCGATCGCGCGGTGGGGCGAGGCCTTTCTCTGCCGCGTCTTTACCCCGGATGAGCGTGCGAGGGGCGGCGCCTCCCGAGGTGCGGCGGAGCGACTCGCCGGGCGGTTCGCGGCGAAAGAGGCGGTGATGAAGGCGTTGGGCCTTGGTCGACCGGGGGTCGGATGGCAGGAGATCGAGATCACCGTTGACCCGTTCGGCAAACCGGGCGTCCGCCTGACGGGCCGGGCTGCTACGGTGGCAGAACACCTGGGCGTGCGGGCCTGGCATGTCTCGATCTCGCACACCCGCCTGCTGGCGGTCGCCGAGGCCTTGGCAGAGTGACCCGCGGCCTCGAGCCGTGAAACTGCCCACGCCTGCCGAGATGGCCGCGCTGGAGCGGCACACCCAAGAGGTGCACGGCATCGAGACCTCCGCGCTCATGGAGCAGGCGGGGCGCCGGACGGCAGAGGTTGCGCGCCGGCTGCTACGCGCGTCCGGCGGCCGGAGATGCGTGGTCCTGGCCGGCAAAGGCAATAACGGCGGCGACGGGCTGGTCGCCGCTCGTCATTTGTCCGGGGATCATCCAATCCATGTGCTCCTCGTCGCCTCGGCCGAAGAGCTTCCCCCGGATCTCGGCGGACATCTCCACGCCCTTCGAGACCGACAGGTGCGCATTGAGGAGGCGC
Above is a window of bacterium DNA encoding:
- a CDS encoding Trm112 family protein; amino-acid sequence: MIDKELLEILACPACKAPVTQQGDRIVCTKCGRRYPIKNDIPAMLVDEAEQPEG
- the acpS gene encoding holo-ACP synthase; amino-acid sequence: MIRGLGIDIIEVDRIRRAIARWGEAFLCRVFTPDERARGGASRGAAERLAGRFAAKEAVMKALGLGRPGVGWQEIEITVDPFGKPGVRLTGRAATVAEHLGVRAWHVSISHTRLLAVAEALAE